A genomic region of Procambarus clarkii isolate CNS0578487 chromosome 30, FALCON_Pclarkii_2.0, whole genome shotgun sequence contains the following coding sequences:
- the LOC123765563 gene encoding activating transcription factor 7-interacting protein 1-like, which translates to MTLKKISQTPVYVDRQNPSDPAYSGPAYSGPAYSGPAYSGPAYSGPAYSGPAYSGPAYSGPAYSDPAYSDPAYSGPAYSGPAYSGPAYSDPAYSDPAYSDPAYSDPAYSGPAYSGPAYSGPAYSGPAYSDPAYSDPAYSDPAYSDPAYSDPAYSDPAYSDPAYSDPAYSDPAYSGPAYSGPAYSGPAYSDPAYSDPAYSDPAYSDPAYSDPAYSDPAYSGPAYSDPAYSDPAYSDLNLFVVLKRIVYIMGIRVSNPSQMT; encoded by the coding sequence GACCCTGCGTACTCCGGTCCTGCGTACTCCGGTCCTGCGTACTCCGGTCCTGCGTACTCCGGTCCTGCGTACTCCGGTCCTGCGTACTCCGGTCCTGCGTACTCCGGTCCTGCGTACTCCGGTCCTGCGTACTCCGACCCTGCGTACTCCGACCCTGCGTACTCCGGTCCTGCGTACTCCGGTCCTGCGTACTCCGGTCCTGCGTACTCCGACCCTGCGTACTCCGACCCTGCGTACTCCGACCCTGCGTACTCCGACCCTGCGTACTCCGGTCCTGCGTACTCCGGTCCTGCGTACTCCGGTCCTGCGTACTCCGGTCCTGCGTACTCCGACCCTGCGTACTCCGACCCTGCGTACTCCGACCCTGCGTACTCCGACCCTGCGTACTCCGACCCTGCGTACTCCGACCCTGCGTACTCCGACCCTGCGTACTCCGACCCTGCGTACTCCGACCCTGCGTACTCCGGTCCTGCGTACTCCGGTCCTGCGTACTCCGGTCCTGCGTACTCCGACCCTGCGTACTCCGACCCTGCGTACTCCGACCCTGCGTACTCCGACCCTGCGTACTCCGACCCTGCGTACTCCGACCCTGCGTACTCCGGTCCTGCGTACTCCGACCCTGCGTACTCAGACCCTGCGTACTCCGACCTCAATCTCTTCGTGGTGTTGAAGCGTATAGTATATATTATGGGTATTAGAGTAAGCAACCCGTCTCAGATGACTTAG